The following is a genomic window from Deinococcus humi.
GGCCACAATAGAGGGCATGGCAAACGTCGAATCCTTTGATCTGGACCACACCAAAGTTAAGGCTCCCTACGTGCGGCTGGCCGGGGTCAAGACCACCCCTCGCGGCGACAGCATCAGCAAGTACGATCTGCGGCTGCTTCAGCCTAACGCGGGTGCCATCGAACCCGCCGCCATTCATACCCTGGAACATCTGCTGGCCGGGTACCTGCGCGATCACCTGAGTGACGTTGTGGATGTGTCCCCAATGGGCTGCCGCACCGGCATGTACATGGCGGTGATCGGCGAACCGGATGAGCAAGGTGTTCTTAGAGCCTTCGAGGC
Proteins encoded in this region:
- a CDS encoding S-ribosylhomocysteine lyase; translation: MANVESFDLDHTKVKAPYVRLAGVKTTPRGDSISKYDLRLLQPNAGAIEPAAIHTLEHLLAGYLRDHLSDVVDVSPMGCRTGMYMAVIGEPDEQGVLRAFEAALQDTAAHHRPIPGVSELECGNFRDHDLEAARKHAQDALDQGLKVQETVLLQRT